The genome window ATCTGCATCTACTCAAATATCAAATACTTTTATTTTCTTTAGAGTACATTTTGTAAGGGCTTTTGTTACATTTCTATTTTTTGATTGTGCCAATATTCAGATTTTAATCTTGATGTCAAATGCTTTTAAAGTTAAGGATTATTTGAGAATTGAAAAGTACTTTAAATTAGAGCAAATGCTAATGATGCAAAGTAAAGAAAGGAATCTACATGAATTGTACGGTCCAATGGTCTGTGGTAAGATGCAGCAACATTATGACACTAATTGAATCATCACTGTGGGACCTTCAGTAATTGGAACCATTCAAATATAGAAATTAAAGTCTCTTCTATAAACAGGTCGAGCTTTAAAGGACAATGTGATGCTTATCATATACCTCTCGATCCGAGCAATAAAACACAAGACATTATTTCCACTAATACATATTCtttaaacagtataacaggtTTCAGGGAACACAACTATAAGAAAGAGTCGGTGTTGGAAAAATCTGAGCAATATGATGCAACCAATGTCTGAATGGAGGAGCTACTGAGACTGAAGGTTCCCTTTGCACCATCAAACGGAACTACTGTCATTAGCAATACAAATACCCAGCAAGTCAACATGGCCTGTTTCTGCACATTTTGGTTAGTAGCTGCATTTCACTGCTGACAATATGCCTGTGGTCACTTTGAAAGAAGTGCCTTTTAGAAGGATTTTGTAGTTTCtatattttgttatttatttgAATTATTTGAAATAAAACTGTCATTGCATACCAACATCTGTGAGGgtggtgagttgtgtgtgtgtgtgtgtgtgtgtgtgtgtgtgtgtgtgtgtgtgtgtgtgtgtgtgtgtgtgtgtgtgtgtgtgtgtgtgtgtgtgtgtgtgtgtgtgtgtgtgtgtgtgtgtgtgtgtgtgtgtgtgtgtgtgtgtgtgtgtgtgtgtgtgtaataaagtgatgatccATCTTTCTATGCTGCGGACTACATTTCCTCACACACAACAGCACAGAACTGGCCTTGGATAATGACTTATCCCATCTATGTTACTTATAATTTGTTCACTCACTGTCAATGTTTTTTTGGGGCGTGAGGATGGAGGAATATCGGACCCTGTGCTTCATGACCAGCCTGAACTTTTATGATTATCAGGATGATCAGGTACTGATTTATCTAGTTATGTGACTCTCAGGCATTTCCTCCTGAGTTCTGTCCCAGTCAACATGTCTCTTACATAGTACAGTTTTCATTTTTACAAAATACTGTTTGGTAATTGTAGATACTGTATCATACACCGCAAAAGCACACATCATACTCTGTTGCTGCATGTAGGCAAGGAAGTCACACATTACTGAAAGCCTGCACAATCTGAATGTATTGGATTGTTACAAAAAATATATTgcccaacatcaacaactacatccTGCTCACACCGTCTAATGTTACATGCacacagtaaaaaataaaataaaataaaaaagatcaATTTTCACCATCCTTTAACCACCCTGTGTTGAGTCATCATCTAAGTGCAGCTAAATAGGAAGTCATTTAAAAAAGAAGTCTCTATGTTCCATTTCTATCCTCATTAAATGGCCTTGATTCTCTGAGCCAATTTACGCTCCAGTGAGTGCCTTGAAGGGGAAGACATGTCAGCAGCAACTCATTAACAAATATAAATATAGCAAGTGGACAAGTGGATGGAATCAGCTCCACAATACAGCCAGAAACTCTTTACCCTACGCTTTGCTGTCAACAGCAGTGTTTTCAACTGGTAAATCAGACAGCATATATCTGAGGAGGAGTATATGTAAGCAAGGCATAACAATGCACTCTAATCACAGTTAATAGAATTTCAGTTGATGGCATATAGGTTGTCAGGGGCTGGCCTATCTATGATGGCAGTAAGGGTAGGATAAGAGGATATGTTTCAGTGATGTGCACGTGTCCTCTGGGTGTTAGACCATGCCACTCTTCATCTGGTTGGCATCAGAACCCCGGCGGGACGAGCGTCCCAGCAGCAGTTCCTTCTCGTGGATCAGACTGTCCAGAAGGTCCTCCTGGCGGTAGTTGTGGTAGACCTTGAGGAAGGCCATGACCATGATACCCATCCACGTCAGCCACGCTGCCCACAGACCAAACTGCAGGTAGGAGACATGTTTAACAGATATAATATAGCCACAGGGTTCAACTGTGATACCCAGTCACGTCAACCACGCTGCCCACAGACCAAACTTCAGGCAGGAGACATGTTTAACAGATATAATATAGCCACAGGGTTCAACCAGAGCTGGGTCAAATTTGGACAGAAGACTCTGGTACAGTCTCAAGTATCAACACAGTGTATGAGTCTACACATTCGTCTGACCCTTACCTGAGCAATAGCAAACTGGTCATAGAACGAGGAGTTGTCAAGGCCTAACTCCAGATCAGTGTCCTGCAGGTCCTCACAGCTGAAATACAAGTAAAGAGTAAGGTGTGAGTTTAGGAGAAGAACTGCTCATACTGTTACTTTGGTCACTGAGATTAGGGGACACGACTAGTCACATGATCATAGGTATACGGTCGGAACTCAATACTATTTCTAAATCTTGCCACAGACAATCGAAGAGCTTGGCAGACATGTAAGACAGTGTGAGGTACAGACAGGGTGTTTTGAGTCTCACCTGCTGGACATGCTCCCTCCCTCTGTGATGGCGTCACACCACAGGTTGAAGCCCACACTGACGATGGTGCTGGAGAGGAACACTGTGAACACCACCAGGGAGCTGATCACCAGATTCAGGAAGGCATTGAACAGGGAACTACactcagagagtgagagacagagaatatACACttattgtacaaaacattagattgaccatgacaattttgaacatgaaaagttattaataaacaaattaggcagatttgggcagtcttgataccaaattttgaacagaaatgcaatggttcattggaccagtctaaaactttgcacatacaccgctgccatctagtggccaacatctaaatagcatctgggctggaataatacattatgttctttctcttgcatttcaaagatgatggtacaaaaaaaatacaaaagaacagttggttttttctttgaatTATCTTCTACCAgatttattgtgttatattctcctacattcctttcacatttccacaaacttcaaagtgtttcctttcaaatggtaccaagaatatgcatatccttgcttcagggcctgagctacaggcagttagattttcgtatgtcattttaggtgaaaattgaaaaaagtggcggatccttaagagccttgagacaattgagacatggattgtgtatgtgtgccattcagagggtgaatgggcaagacaaaatatttaagtgcctttgaacagggtatgcgagtaggtgccaggctcacgggtttgagtgtgtcaagaattgcaatgctgctgggtttttcacgctcaacagtttcccgtgt of Salmo salar chromosome ssa01, Ssal_v3.1, whole genome shotgun sequence contains these proteins:
- the tmem179ab gene encoding transmembrane protein 179 translates to MALDNVLFAQCILYFLAFVFGFISVVPLSENTEDFHGKCLLFTRGMWQNENITVSKQRFIVEEWGPESSCSFITFVGIASLVLSAVQAWRLLFFLCKGHDDSLFNAFLNLVISSLVVFTVFLSSTIVSVGFNLWCDAITEGGSMSSSCEDLQDTDLELGLDNSSFYDQFAIAQFGLWAAWLTWMGIMVMAFLKVYHNYRQEDLLDSLIHEKELLLGRSSRRGSDANQMKSGMV